One region of Buchnera aphidicola (Eriosoma lanigerum) genomic DNA includes:
- a CDS encoding cytochrome c oxidase subunit 3, whose amino-acid sequence MINDACVKQIKNINDYNIFNNKKILGFWLYLMSDCIIFATMFAVYEVLLINITDYINIKKIFNLTLVMIESFILLISSFSFGMSMIYFLQNNKKLIYFWLVNTFLLGFSFVSIEIYEFFHLCITQHSPQNSAFLSAYFTLIGLHGIHVIIGLLWIVVMLFQLSTLDYYTQVIYVKMKCLGLFWHFLDVIWICVLTFVYFFGVIK is encoded by the coding sequence ATGATAAATGATGCATGTGTAAAACAAATCAAAAACATTAATGATTATAATATTTTTAATAATAAAAAAATATTAGGTTTTTGGTTGTATTTAATGAGTGATTGTATTATTTTTGCTACTATGTTTGCAGTATATGAAGTATTATTAATTAATATTACTGATTATATAAACATAAAAAAAATATTTAATTTAACATTAGTGATGATTGAAAGTTTTATTTTATTAATTAGCTCATTTTCATTTGGAATGAGTATGATTTATTTTTTACAAAATAATAAAAAATTAATTTATTTTTGGTTGGTTAACACTTTTTTATTAGGTTTTAGTTTTGTTAGTATAGAGATATATGAATTTTTTCATTTATGTATAACACAACATAGTCCGCAAAACAGTGCTTTTCTTTCTGCTTATTTTACTTTAATTGGTTTACATGGAATTCATGTTATAATTGGACTGTTATGGATTGTAGTAATGTTATTTCAATTATCTACATTAGATTACTATACTCAAGTTATATATGTTAAAATGAAGTGTTTAGGTTTATTTTGGCATTTTTTAGATGTGATATGGATTTGTGTATTAACTTTTGTGTATTTTTTTGGAGTAATTAAATGA